From Dendropsophus ebraccatus isolate aDenEbr1 chromosome 2, aDenEbr1.pat, whole genome shotgun sequence, a single genomic window includes:
- the LOC138784611 gene encoding uncharacterized protein — translation MEAFDNLLSILTPHLQRQDTYMRKSIPPVGRLLITLRFLATGESYVSLHLQFRVGTSTISGIVRCTCAVIWEHLQPIVMPSPTREIWLQSAAGFQSVANFPNCIGAVDGKHIRVKQPPRSGSQYFNYKKFFSVVLIAVVDSTYRFLAIDVGSYGSTGDSRALLRSEFGRRILLDHVTLPPPTPLPGTTHPAPFVMVGDQAFPLLNNLLRPYPRRGLDERGRLFNRRLSRARNFVECAFGIMTSQWRVFTTALQLKLATVDMVIKAACVLHNYLRDYAPTPEVNVETLPAFSAPINYGQGRQLNRGIVVRNLFADYFMTPEGAVPVPLSQPPL, via the exons atggaggcctttgataatttactttccattttgaccccacatctccagagacaggacacctacatgcggaaatccatccctcctgtgggacgtctgctcataacgttaag attcttggcgacaggggagagttatgtatcgttgcacctccaattcagggttggtacgtccaccatctctggaattgtgaggtgcacgtgcgccgtgatctgggagcatttgcagcccatcgtgatgcccagtccgacccgggagatttggttgcagtcagcagcaggctttcagtctgtggccaatttccccaactgtataggggcggttgatggtaagcacatacgtgtgaagcaaccaccgcgatcaggatcacagtatttcaattataagaaatttttttctgtggtcctgatcgcggttgttgattccacgtatcgtttccttgccatcgacgtcggctcctatggcagtactggggactcccgggcgctactgagatcagagtttgggcggcgcatactcttagatcacgtgactctacctcctcccactcctcttccgggtaccacgcatcccgctccattcgtcatggtaggggatcaagccttccctttactcaacaacctgctgcgcccttacccacggagagggctggatgaacgggggagactatttaaccggaggctgagccgggcacgtaacttcgtggagtgcgccttcgggatcatgactagtcagtggagagtgtttaccactgccctgcagttgaaattggccacagttgacatggtcattaaagctgcctgtgttctccacaactaccttcgggactatgctcccaccccggaggtgaacgtggagacactgccagcttttagtgcccctatcaactatggccaagggagacaactcaaccgcgggatagtggtcaggaacctctttgctgactacttcatgactcctgaaggcgccgtgcccgtgcccctttcacagcctcccttatga